Proteins from a single region of Chloroherpeton thalassium ATCC 35110:
- a CDS encoding HyaD/HybD family hydrogenase maturation endopeptidase, protein MAKFTLFPPKPQVSFAATPILSSARAGLLLHSNLANQQIQALTVVFRKNLVFSGVKLKHKSTFLMKKINVLGLGNIIFGDEGFGVEAVKALEKKRDWPAGVSFIDGGTQGIYLLDYIEAPDCLLIYDALIPVEYEFKVYTYFNDELPAFIYRKMSSHQAGLSELLSLARLHDKMPKQVAFVGIPPKSLEMGIGLSAEVKALMEAALSEGQSILDSWLAS, encoded by the coding sequence TTGGCAAAATTTACATTATTCCCGCCCAAACCTCAAGTTTCATTCGCCGCCACGCCGATTTTATCGAGTGCCCGCGCCGGGCTTCTACTGCATAGCAATTTGGCGAATCAACAAATACAAGCGCTAACGGTTGTTTTCAGAAAAAACCTTGTATTTTCCGGCGTGAAGTTGAAACACAAATCCACATTTCTGATGAAAAAAATTAATGTTTTAGGGCTTGGCAATATCATTTTCGGCGACGAGGGCTTTGGCGTCGAAGCGGTGAAAGCGCTTGAAAAAAAGCGCGATTGGCCAGCTGGCGTTTCCTTTATCGACGGTGGAACGCAGGGAATTTATCTGTTGGATTACATCGAAGCGCCAGATTGTTTGCTCATTTACGACGCACTAATTCCAGTTGAATATGAGTTCAAAGTCTATACTTATTTCAACGACGAGCTGCCAGCCTTTATTTATCGAAAAATGTCATCGCACCAAGCCGGACTGAGTGAACTGCTTTCGCTGGCGCGCTTGCACGACAAAATGCCGAAGCAAGTGGCATTTGTTGGCATTCCGCCGAAAAGCTTGGAAATGGGCATTGGCTTGAGCGCAGAAGTCAAGGCGCTTATGGAAGCAGCGCTAAGCGAAGGTCAAAGTATTTTGGACTCGTGGTTGGCGTCGTAG
- the cbiB gene encoding adenosylcobinamide-phosphate synthase CbiB, whose translation MDSNLLVITALWLGLALDFLLADPTWLPHPIVFFGNLIARGEKRLNAGAGRFLKGMLFSAVLIAGTFGFFFALERLSAEISVWATLCFHAVFVFYGVAGEGLIREGKGIFAALRERGLEAGRTQLSRIVGRETGELSANQIKIAVFESMSENLSDGVIAPLFYYALFGVPGIMAYKMTNTLDSMIGYRSERYEQFGKFAARLDDVLNFLPARLTALLMALASLSPRAIRFALKYGKQHKSPNSGYPEAALAGILNCRFGGPNRYHGELVEKPYIGETERDIQFDEIKKVAGINIRTMLLFAICFSLLKMAF comes from the coding sequence ATGGATTCAAACTTGCTCGTAATTACGGCGCTTTGGCTCGGCCTTGCGCTGGATTTTCTTTTGGCCGACCCGACTTGGTTGCCCCATCCAATTGTTTTTTTCGGCAACTTGATTGCGCGGGGCGAAAAGCGTTTGAACGCCGGCGCAGGCCGTTTTCTCAAAGGAATGCTTTTTTCGGCGGTTTTGATTGCAGGCACGTTCGGCTTTTTTTTCGCGCTTGAACGGCTTTCGGCGGAAATTTCCGTTTGGGCGACGCTCTGTTTTCATGCGGTGTTTGTGTTTTACGGCGTCGCGGGCGAAGGCCTCATCCGCGAGGGAAAGGGGATTTTCGCCGCCCTTCGTGAGCGCGGGCTTGAGGCAGGGCGCACGCAACTTAGCCGAATCGTCGGGCGAGAAACCGGCGAGCTAAGCGCGAATCAAATCAAGATTGCGGTTTTTGAAAGCATGTCGGAAAATTTAAGCGACGGCGTGATTGCGCCGCTTTTTTATTACGCGCTTTTCGGCGTGCCGGGCATCATGGCCTATAAAATGACGAACACGCTGGATTCGATGATCGGCTACCGAAGCGAGCGCTACGAACAATTCGGAAAATTTGCCGCACGGCTCGACGATGTGCTGAACTTTTTGCCAGCGCGCCTCACGGCGCTCCTCATGGCGCTCGCAAGCCTTTCACCGCGAGCGATTCGATTTGCGCTGAAATATGGCAAGCAACACAAAAGCCCAAATTCAGGCTATCCCGAAGCCGCGCTTGCCGGGATTTTAAATTGTCGATTTGGCGGCCCGAATCGGTATCACGGCGAGCTAGTAGAAAAACCCTACATCGGCGAAACCGAGCGCGACATTCAGTTTGATGAAATTAAAAAAGTCGCGGGAATCAATATTCGAACGATGCTGCTTTTCGCCATCTGTTTTTCGCTGCTCAAAATGGCGTTTTAA
- a CDS encoding pyridoxal phosphate-dependent aminotransferase: MLHGHGDDAYQFTHPISANFSSNVWAGGSPEGLKAHLFEKWDAVHRYPEVTGESLQALLAEHHGVAPEQVLVTNGAVEAIYLIAQRFRNARTLIFTPAFSEYEDACRLHSHDLQFASHEAFSNETFSLPPETKLCFICNPNNPTGQLHPREKLARLFEANPNTHFVTDEAFTEFTADPNASLAPLLRRYPNLTLLRSMTKIFAVPGLRLGYALASAEQIAALSSHKQPWTVNALAIEAGKYLIERLPETLPDVAGLLRRAAAFKAALQTVPGLSVSESAVHFFLCELKIGRAADLKKHLAETHGLLVRDASNFRGCRAGHFRLATLSDAENARLINALQAWIQTCS, encoded by the coding sequence ATGTTACACGGACACGGCGACGATGCCTATCAATTTACGCATCCGATTTCGGCAAATTTCAGCAGCAATGTTTGGGCAGGCGGCTCGCCCGAAGGCCTGAAGGCGCATCTGTTTGAGAAATGGGATGCCGTTCATCGCTATCCCGAAGTCACGGGCGAATCGTTGCAGGCGTTGCTTGCCGAACATCACGGCGTCGCGCCAGAGCAAGTGCTGGTCACGAACGGCGCGGTTGAAGCGATTTATCTCATTGCGCAGCGATTCCGAAATGCTCGCACGCTGATTTTTACGCCCGCATTTTCCGAATATGAGGACGCCTGCCGCCTCCATTCGCACGACTTGCAATTTGCCTCGCACGAGGCGTTTTCAAACGAAACCTTCTCTTTGCCGCCGGAAACAAAGCTTTGCTTTATCTGTAATCCTAACAACCCAACGGGACAGCTACATCCGCGCGAAAAACTTGCAAGGCTGTTTGAGGCAAATCCGAATACGCATTTCGTGACGGACGAAGCCTTTACGGAATTTACCGCCGACCCGAACGCCAGCCTCGCGCCGCTGCTCAGGCGTTATCCGAACTTGACGCTGCTGCGTTCGATGACGAAAATTTTCGCCGTTCCCGGCCTTCGCTTGGGTTATGCGCTCGCGTCCGCCGAGCAAATTGCCGCGCTTTCGTCGCACAAACAGCCTTGGACGGTCAATGCGCTTGCGATTGAAGCCGGAAAATATTTAATCGAGCGCTTGCCGGAAACGCTGCCCGATGTGGCCGGGTTGCTTCGGCGAGCCGCCGCGTTCAAGGCCGCGTTGCAAACCGTTCCGGGACTTTCGGTTTCGGAAAGCGCGGTTCACTTTTTTTTATGTGAACTAAAAATCGGACGCGCCGCCGATTTGAAAAAACATTTAGCCGAGACGCACGGCCTGCTCGTGCGCGACGCCTCGAACTTTCGCGGTTGCCGCGCGGGGCATTTTCGCCTCGCCACGCTCTCCGACGCCGAAAACGCTCGGCTCATCAACGCACTTCAAGCATGGATTCAAACTTGCTCGTAA
- a CDS encoding cupin domain-containing protein translates to MKKILLGLVFLLSATCAGLAQQVETVGVEVLAKTTESWDGNTLPTYATGQPEVTILKITIPPKMKLEVHRHPIINAGVLLKGKLTVVTENEEILHMKAGDAIVEVVNKWHYGKNESDEPAEILVFYAGIKGEPVTVKK, encoded by the coding sequence ATGAAAAAAATTTTGTTAGGACTCGTTTTCTTGCTATCGGCAACCTGTGCAGGCTTGGCGCAGCAGGTGGAAACCGTCGGTGTTGAAGTTTTGGCCAAAACGACCGAAAGCTGGGACGGGAACACGCTGCCGACTTATGCGACCGGACAGCCGGAAGTCACCATTCTGAAAATCACCATTCCGCCCAAAATGAAATTGGAAGTGCATCGGCATCCGATTATCAACGCCGGCGTGCTGCTCAAGGGAAAATTGACGGTGGTGACGGAAAACGAGGAAATTTTGCACATGAAAGCCGGCGACGCCATTGTGGAAGTCGTCAATAAATGGCATTACGGAAAAAACGAAAGCGACGAACCGGCGGAAATTCTCGTTTTTTACGCGGGCATCAAGGGCGAGCCGGTCACCGTGAAAAAGTAA
- a CDS encoding cobyric acid synthase translates to MSKIQPLKPMMVVGTASDAGKSLLVAGLCRIFKQDGFSPAPFKAQNMSLNSYATPEGFEIGRAQATQAEAAGIACHTDMNPVLLKPTGETGSQIVLNGKPIGTRSAYEYYNADDRHELFREVCLAFDRLRARYNPIVMEGAGSISELNIKQRDITNMRMALHAGAATYLVSDIERGGVFGSVYGTIALLPEEERKLMKGIIINKFRGDSRLFHEGRKILEDLTQVPVVGVLPYIRDLQIDEEDSVALQKRHTSHQPGKINIAVLKLSRIANYTDFRALEHDPRVRLYYTLDADELEKAQIILIPGSKNTIEDLAELKSRSLDVAIRKLHRKGTTVIGICGGYQIMGTRLSDPYAVECKLGELSGLGLLPMETELQPEKTTLQRAFHFRDHSEICYGYEIHMGKTEPINASALPVARFENGETDGCYLSETCWGTYLHGILDNPIVIDAVLRPHLSVLDETPTAAPKMSLREQNNAEYDKLAAMMREHLDMAYIYSTLKPA, encoded by the coding sequence ATGTCAAAAATTCAGCCGCTAAAACCGATGATGGTCGTCGGGACAGCTTCCGACGCGGGAAAAAGCTTGCTCGTTGCAGGGCTTTGCCGCATTTTCAAGCAAGATGGCTTTTCACCCGCACCGTTCAAAGCGCAAAACATGTCGCTCAATAGTTACGCCACGCCTGAAGGATTTGAAATCGGACGCGCCCAAGCCACACAAGCCGAAGCCGCTGGCATTGCCTGCCACACCGATATGAATCCAGTTTTGCTAAAACCCACCGGCGAAACCGGCTCGCAAATCGTGCTGAATGGAAAACCTATCGGCACGCGCTCAGCTTATGAATATTATAACGCCGATGACCGGCACGAGCTTTTTCGCGAAGTTTGCCTGGCATTCGATCGGCTACGCGCACGCTACAATCCAATTGTGATGGAAGGCGCGGGAAGCATTTCTGAACTCAACATCAAGCAGCGCGATATTACCAACATGCGCATGGCGCTCCACGCTGGCGCTGCGACTTATCTCGTTTCCGACATTGAGCGCGGCGGTGTTTTTGGCTCGGTTTATGGAACGATTGCGCTTTTGCCCGAAGAAGAGCGCAAGCTGATGAAAGGCATCATCATCAATAAATTTCGCGGCGACTCGCGTCTTTTTCATGAAGGACGAAAAATCCTTGAAGATTTGACTCAAGTTCCGGTTGTGGGCGTGCTTCCATACATTCGCGACTTACAAATCGATGAAGAGGATTCCGTCGCGCTGCAAAAAAGGCATACCTCGCACCAACCTGGCAAAATTAATATTGCCGTGCTGAAGCTTTCGCGCATTGCCAATTACACAGATTTCCGCGCTTTGGAACACGATCCGCGCGTCCGACTTTATTACACGCTTGACGCGGATGAACTCGAAAAAGCCCAAATCATTCTCATTCCTGGCAGCAAAAACACGATTGAGGATTTGGCCGAACTCAAATCGCGCAGCCTGGATGTTGCGATTCGAAAATTGCATCGCAAAGGAACAACCGTAATCGGCATTTGCGGCGGCTATCAAATCATGGGAACGCGCCTTTCAGATCCTTACGCTGTCGAATGCAAGCTGGGCGAACTTTCAGGGTTAGGCTTGCTTCCTATGGAAACAGAACTTCAACCAGAAAAAACGACGCTGCAACGCGCATTTCATTTTCGCGATCACAGCGAAATTTGCTATGGCTATGAAATTCACATGGGGAAAACTGAGCCGATAAATGCTTCGGCCTTGCCGGTTGCTCGTTTTGAAAATGGCGAAACCGACGGCTGCTACCTTTCCGAAACTTGCTGGGGAACCTATTTGCACGGCATTTTAGATAATCCCATCGTGATTGACGCCGTGCTTCGTCCGCATCTTTCAGTTTTGGATGAAACACCCACTGCTGCGCCCAAAATGAGCCTGCGCGAACAAAACAACGCCGAGTATGATAAACTTGCCGCTATGATGCGCGAGCACCTCGACATGGCTTACATTTATAGCACATTGAAACCGGCGTAA
- a CDS encoding DUF4276 family protein, translating into MKGIFFLVEEPSILPVITAIAEKLITPHGYWYYTMPHQGKGDLLQALPTVLPSLSKVEGARIVVALDQDNTDCQDLKRDILEKINGKCHSPFKIRIVCKELEAWFIGDFIAIEKAFPRFSANPHRNKRKYENPDMIIKPSQELMKIIPEYSGRVHLAKGKTAEAISPFLNIENNRSTSFTHFINAIQALLL; encoded by the coding sequence ATGAAAGGTATTTTCTTTCTGGTTGAAGAACCGTCCATTCTGCCGGTAATAACTGCGATTGCGGAAAAACTCATTACCCCACATGGTTACTGGTATTACACAATGCCTCATCAAGGCAAGGGAGACTTGCTGCAAGCGTTGCCGACCGTATTGCCAAGTTTGAGCAAAGTAGAGGGCGCGCGAATTGTTGTTGCGCTTGATCAAGACAACACAGATTGCCAAGATTTAAAGCGGGATATTCTGGAGAAAATAAACGGAAAATGCCATTCGCCGTTCAAAATCAGAATTGTATGTAAAGAATTGGAAGCATGGTTCATCGGCGATTTCATCGCGATAGAAAAAGCGTTTCCGCGTTTTTCAGCAAACCCGCACAGAAATAAAAGGAAGTACGAAAATCCTGACATGATTATTAAACCCAGTCAAGAATTGATGAAAATTATTCCAGAATATTCAGGCAGGGTGCATCTAGCCAAGGGAAAAACCGCTGAAGCCATTAGCCCATTTCTTAACATTGAAAATAACCGCTCAACAAGTTTCACGCATTTTATAAACGCGATTCAAGCGCTGCTGCTCTGA
- a CDS encoding AAA family ATPase, protein MQIEQLHVKNYKVFKDTEIRGLSNLCVFLGPNGSGKSTLFDVFGFLSDALQSNVTIAVNRRGGVKEVLARGCDPEKDELFFELKFRNPNAFENDFNPVITYQVRIGFERGKAIVRREILRYRRGRKGKPWHFLDFQDGAGSAIVNEQAYGEEGATDERENKVLSSPDILAVKGLGQFEQFRAVSEFRKMLEKWYISSFSIDAARRVSDTGLDEHLNATGENLAQVTKYIYEYHRDIFDQILHKLPQRIPGISKVEAVDSIEGKVVLRFQDENFVDPFIGKFVSDGTIKMFAYMILLYDPDPHPLLCIEEPENFLHPDLLVSLAEEIREYAERGGQVFVSTHSPDFVNALDIDELFFLVKDGGFSQIKAASEDELTRNLHSDGNKLGWLWRNHYIKGANLK, encoded by the coding sequence ATGCAAATTGAGCAGCTTCACGTAAAAAACTATAAAGTCTTTAAAGATACGGAGATTCGCGGCCTATCAAATCTTTGCGTTTTCTTGGGACCGAACGGAAGCGGAAAAAGCACGCTGTTTGACGTTTTTGGTTTTTTAAGTGACGCCTTGCAAAGCAATGTGACGATTGCCGTCAACCGACGCGGCGGTGTTAAAGAAGTTTTGGCACGAGGATGTGATCCTGAAAAAGATGAACTTTTTTTTGAACTGAAATTTAGAAACCCTAACGCGTTTGAAAATGATTTCAATCCGGTGATCACCTATCAAGTGCGAATTGGTTTTGAACGAGGAAAAGCAATTGTCAGAAGAGAAATTCTTCGCTATCGACGCGGGAGGAAAGGAAAACCTTGGCATTTTCTGGATTTTCAAGATGGTGCAGGCAGCGCCATCGTTAATGAACAAGCTTACGGCGAAGAAGGCGCCACAGATGAAAGAGAAAATAAAGTTCTTTCCAGCCCTGACATTCTGGCCGTCAAGGGGCTTGGGCAATTTGAGCAGTTTCGCGCGGTTTCGGAATTTCGCAAAATGCTCGAAAAATGGTACATCTCGAGCTTTAGCATCGATGCGGCACGAAGGGTTTCGGACACCGGACTTGACGAACATTTGAACGCTACCGGCGAGAATCTGGCGCAAGTCACGAAATACATTTATGAGTACCATCGCGATATTTTTGATCAGATTCTTCATAAACTTCCTCAACGCATTCCTGGCATTTCAAAAGTTGAAGCGGTTGATTCCATTGAAGGTAAAGTGGTTTTGCGCTTTCAAGATGAAAATTTTGTCGACCCGTTTATCGGAAAGTTCGTCTCCGACGGCACGATAAAAATGTTTGCCTACATGATTTTGCTTTACGATCCCGATCCGCATCCATTGCTTTGCATAGAAGAGCCGGAAAACTTTCTTCACCCAGATTTGCTTGTTTCGTTGGCGGAAGAAATCAGGGAATATGCGGAAAGAGGCGGGCAAGTTTTTGTTTCTACGCATTCGCCCGATTTTGTCAATGCGCTCGATATTGATGAACTCTTTTTCTTGGTAAAAGACGGCGGTTTTTCTCAAATCAAAGCGGCATCGGAAGACGAACTCACACGAAACCTTCATTCGGACGGAAACAAACTTGGCTGGCTCTGGCGAAATCATTACATAAAAGGCGCAAATTTGAAGTAG